From the genome of Candidatus Nitrosocosmicus oleophilus, one region includes:
- a CDS encoding NADPH-dependent FMN reductase has product MLKVAIITGSTRPGQNGKAVSQWIYDLAKVREDADFEIIDIADHNLPLLDEPIPPLIGPYTKVHTKRWASKIKTFDAFVFVTAEYNHGIPGALKNAIDFLFKEWNNKVAGFVSYGSAGGVRAVEQLRLVMAEVKVATVRAQVLLSIYTDFENFTKFKPHSVHKKSVNNMLDEVIVWGNALKTVRISES; this is encoded by the coding sequence ATGCTAAAGGTCGCAATTATAACTGGCAGCACTAGACCTGGTCAAAATGGCAAAGCAGTAAGTCAGTGGATATATGACCTCGCAAAGGTCCGAGAAGATGCCGATTTCGAAATTATTGACATAGCCGATCACAATCTGCCACTATTAGATGAACCAATTCCACCTTTGATTGGCCCGTATACTAAGGTTCACACAAAACGATGGGCTTCGAAAATCAAAACATTTGACGCATTTGTGTTTGTTACAGCTGAATACAATCATGGAATTCCTGGTGCCTTAAAAAACGCTATTGATTTTCTCTTCAAAGAATGGAATAACAAGGTGGCGGGGTTTGTTAGTTATGGAAGTGCAGGAGGTGTAAGAGCAGTTGAGCAATTGCGTTTAGTTATGGCAGAAGTTAAGGTTGCGACTGTTCGAGCTCAAGTACTGCTTTCTATATATACTGATTTTGAAAACTTTACAAAGTTTAAACCCCATTCTGTACATAAGAAATCGGTCAATAACATGTTAGACGAAGTTATAGTTTGGGGAAACGCTTTAAAAACAGTTCGAATTAGTGAATCTTAA